The following are encoded together in the Geobacter sulfurreducens PCA genome:
- the pnp gene encoding polyribonucleotide nucleotidyltransferase — MTEHKVNVEFGGRTITIATGKWAKQASGAVVVSCGDTVVLVTAVATKSAREGQDFFPLTVNYQEKAYAGGKIPGGFFKREGRPSDNETLTSRFIDRPIRPLFPESFLNDTQIMATVVSADQDNDPGILAMIGASAALEVSDIPFLGPIAGVKVGRVDGQFVCNPTVEQLEKSDLEIVVAASRDAVIMVEGGAAEASEKDVLEAIFFGHAAVQPIIEAQTDLRKLAGVPKREVAATSVDEALKTRVKDLAYAGIKEAVRIVAKQERHNRIGEITAQTLETLLPEYEGRESEIKGFLGDFEYELVREHIIKDGYRIDGRDTTTIRPISIEVSMLPRAHGSALFTRGETQALVASTLGTSIDEQRIDSLYGETRKRFLLHYNFPPFSVGETSFRLAPGRREIGHGMLAERALERVVPKHEDFPYTIRIVSDILESNGSSSMATVCGGALAMMDAGVPIKAPVAGIAMGLIKEGEGIAILSDILGDEDHLGDMDFKVAGTEAGVTAIQMDIKITGVTREIMEKALLQARDGRLHILGKMNQAIAAPRTDLSPYAPRITTIWVKTDKIRDVIGSGGKNIRGITEATGVSIDIEDSGRINIASTSKEACDKAIKMIRDLTAEAEEGKLYMGTVKKVMDFGAFVEIFPGTDGLVHISELDTERVKNVTDVLNEGDKVLVKCIGIDKQGKIKLSRKEALGAVLPE; from the coding sequence ATGACTGAACACAAGGTTAACGTAGAATTCGGTGGGCGGACCATAACGATCGCAACGGGCAAGTGGGCCAAGCAGGCTAGTGGCGCCGTGGTGGTTAGTTGCGGGGACACCGTGGTTCTCGTGACTGCCGTAGCAACCAAATCGGCCCGGGAAGGACAGGACTTTTTCCCTCTGACGGTGAATTATCAGGAGAAAGCGTATGCCGGCGGCAAGATTCCCGGCGGCTTCTTCAAGCGCGAAGGGCGTCCCTCCGACAACGAGACTCTCACGTCCCGCTTTATCGATCGTCCGATCCGTCCGCTTTTCCCTGAGAGTTTTCTGAACGATACCCAGATTATGGCAACTGTCGTCTCGGCGGACCAGGATAATGATCCCGGCATCCTTGCCATGATCGGCGCATCTGCCGCCCTTGAGGTCTCCGATATTCCGTTCCTCGGCCCCATCGCCGGCGTCAAGGTTGGGCGCGTGGACGGCCAGTTTGTATGCAATCCCACGGTAGAGCAACTGGAGAAAAGCGATCTTGAAATCGTTGTTGCGGCGAGCCGCGATGCGGTCATCATGGTAGAGGGGGGGGCTGCAGAGGCGTCCGAAAAGGATGTCCTGGAAGCTATTTTCTTCGGTCACGCCGCTGTTCAGCCGATTATCGAGGCCCAAACCGATCTCCGGAAGCTGGCTGGCGTTCCCAAGCGCGAGGTTGCGGCCACGTCTGTTGATGAGGCCCTGAAGACTCGGGTGAAGGATCTTGCCTATGCCGGGATCAAGGAGGCCGTCCGGATCGTCGCCAAGCAGGAGCGTCACAACCGCATCGGCGAGATCACCGCGCAAACCCTTGAAACACTTCTGCCCGAGTATGAAGGACGTGAGTCGGAGATTAAGGGGTTCCTCGGCGACTTCGAGTATGAACTCGTCCGTGAGCATATCATCAAGGACGGCTACCGCATTGACGGTCGGGACACCACAACTATCCGTCCTATCAGCATTGAGGTCAGCATGTTGCCGCGTGCCCACGGCTCCGCTCTCTTCACTCGTGGTGAAACCCAGGCGCTCGTGGCATCGACTCTCGGGACTTCCATTGACGAGCAGCGGATTGATTCACTGTACGGCGAGACCCGCAAGCGCTTCCTCCTTCACTACAACTTCCCGCCGTTCTCGGTCGGGGAAACGAGCTTCCGTCTCGCTCCGGGCCGGCGCGAAATCGGCCACGGCATGCTGGCCGAAAGAGCTCTTGAGCGCGTCGTGCCCAAGCACGAGGATTTTCCGTACACCATCAGAATTGTCTCCGATATCCTCGAGAGCAACGGTTCCTCCTCCATGGCAACCGTGTGCGGCGGCGCACTGGCGATGATGGATGCAGGCGTGCCGATCAAGGCTCCGGTGGCCGGTATCGCCATGGGCCTCATCAAGGAAGGGGAGGGCATCGCCATCCTTTCCGACATTCTCGGTGATGAGGATCATCTTGGCGATATGGATTTCAAGGTGGCCGGCACCGAAGCAGGGGTAACCGCCATCCAGATGGACATCAAGATCACCGGTGTCACCCGCGAGATCATGGAGAAAGCCTTGCTGCAGGCCCGTGACGGCAGACTCCATATCCTGGGCAAGATGAATCAGGCCATTGCCGCTCCGCGGACTGATCTCTCACCCTATGCTCCCCGCATCACCACCATCTGGGTCAAGACCGACAAGATCCGCGACGTCATCGGGTCAGGAGGAAAGAATATCCGCGGCATCACCGAGGCGACCGGCGTATCCATCGATATCGAGGACAGCGGCCGCATCAATATTGCCAGCACCAGCAAAGAAGCCTGCGACAAGGCTATCAAGATGATCCGCGACCTCACGGCCGAGGCCGAAGAGGGTAAGCTCTACATGGGCACCGTCAAAAAAGTCATGGATTTTGGCGCATTCGTGGAGATATTCCCCGGCACCGACGGACTTGTCCATATATCCGAACTGGATACCGAGCGTGTGAAGAACGTGACCGACGTTCTCAATGAGGGTGACAAGGTGCTGGTGAAGTGTATCGGCATAGACAAGCAGGGCAAGATAAAGCTGTCGCGGAAAGAGGCGCTCGGCGCCGTACTGCCCGAATAG
- a CDS encoding M16 family metallopeptidase, with product MVNKTILDNGVRIISEYMPHVHSVSIGIWVANGSRHERREHNGVAHFVEHLMFKGTERRNALDIAREIDSVGGVLNAFTSREYVCYYAKVLDKFLPKTIDLLADIFLNSIFDSEEIEKERKVVLQEINMLEDTPDDYVHDLFHRSFWRGHPLGMSILGSVESIEGLSREAIITHLKEKYRSDDIIIAVAGNVRHDELLSLVDGLFGRVPEGSGRDICHLPAYEKQVEVVEKDLEQVHICLGTKAFPQNHPRRFEVYLVNTLLGGSMSSRLFQEIRERLGLAYSVYSYVVSHTDAGSLVVYVGTSPEKLDDVLDITVAELKRLKTELVPLPELESAKEQIKGSIYLSLESSDNRMTKLAKNEIYFGRYIPIHELADGFDSVTSRGILELAGEIFDERYLTLALMGKIDSAAFDVSRLAL from the coding sequence ATGGTCAATAAAACAATCCTCGACAATGGCGTGCGGATCATCTCTGAGTACATGCCCCACGTCCATTCTGTCTCCATTGGTATCTGGGTGGCCAACGGCTCCCGCCATGAACGGCGGGAGCACAATGGCGTCGCTCACTTTGTCGAGCACCTGATGTTCAAGGGAACTGAACGGCGCAACGCCCTCGATATCGCACGCGAAATCGATTCGGTAGGCGGCGTGCTTAATGCATTCACGAGCCGCGAGTACGTCTGTTATTACGCCAAGGTCCTCGACAAATTCCTTCCCAAAACCATTGATCTTCTTGCCGACATCTTTCTCAATTCAATCTTTGACTCCGAAGAGATTGAGAAGGAGCGGAAGGTGGTTCTCCAGGAAATCAACATGCTGGAGGATACACCGGATGATTACGTCCACGATCTGTTCCACCGAAGCTTCTGGCGGGGGCATCCCCTCGGCATGTCGATTCTCGGCAGCGTAGAGAGCATCGAAGGACTTTCCCGGGAAGCGATCATTACTCACCTGAAAGAGAAATACCGCTCCGACGACATTATCATTGCCGTGGCCGGCAACGTACGCCACGACGAACTCCTGAGCCTGGTGGATGGTCTTTTCGGGCGGGTGCCCGAGGGCTCTGGCCGGGATATCTGCCATCTGCCTGCCTACGAAAAACAGGTCGAAGTGGTGGAGAAGGATTTGGAGCAGGTTCACATCTGTCTCGGCACCAAGGCCTTCCCTCAGAATCATCCTCGACGATTCGAAGTCTACCTGGTCAATACGCTCCTCGGCGGCAGCATGAGCTCCCGGTTGTTCCAGGAGATCCGTGAACGGCTGGGGCTTGCCTATTCGGTCTATTCGTACGTGGTTTCCCACACTGATGCAGGCTCACTGGTTGTCTATGTCGGAACAAGTCCGGAAAAACTCGATGACGTGCTCGATATTACTGTTGCAGAGCTGAAGCGTCTGAAGACGGAACTTGTACCGCTCCCCGAGTTGGAGTCGGCCAAGGAACAGATAAAAGGCAGCATTTATCTTTCGTTGGAAAGCTCTGACAACAGAATGACCAAACTCGCGAAAAACGAAATTTATTTTGGACGTTACATCCCCATCCATGAGTTGGCGGATGGATTCGACTCCGTGACGAGTCGAGGAATTCTCGAACTTGCCGGCGAGATTTTCGACGAGCGCTATCTGACCCTCGCCCTCATGGGCAAGATTGACAGTGCTGCGTTTGATGTTTCGCGGCTTGCGCTCTAG
- the dut gene encoding dUTP diphosphatase, with protein sequence MQPCLVKIRRIRSGSDLPLPRYMTPHAAGMDLCADVDADLVLEPGERALVPTGIAIALPDGFEAQIRPRSGLALKHGIALVNSPGTIDPDYRGEIGVIIVNHGADAFVVRRGERIAQMVFAPFVRAELLDVDELDETARGDGGFGHTGR encoded by the coding sequence ATGCAGCCTTGTCTGGTAAAGATTCGTCGAATACGGTCCGGTTCGGACCTCCCTCTTCCCCGCTATATGACTCCTCACGCCGCTGGTATGGACCTGTGTGCCGATGTGGATGCGGATCTGGTGCTTGAACCGGGAGAACGGGCGCTTGTTCCCACCGGCATTGCCATAGCCCTGCCCGATGGTTTTGAGGCGCAGATCAGGCCACGAAGCGGTCTTGCCCTCAAGCACGGAATTGCCCTCGTCAACTCGCCGGGCACCATTGATCCCGACTATCGGGGCGAGATCGGCGTAATCATTGTTAATCACGGTGCAGACGCCTTTGTCGTAAGGCGAGGTGAACGGATCGCCCAGATGGTATTTGCGCCCTTTGTGCGGGCTGAACTTCTGGATGTGGATGAACTGGATGAGACCGCCCGGGGTGACGGGGGCTTCGGTCACACCGGGCGGTAA
- a CDS encoding L-threonylcarbamoyladenylate synthase translates to MLLSINPDNPQARLISHVAEVLGRGGVIAYPTDTTYGIGCSIFSKKGIERIYLLKQREKKKPFSFICSELSEVARYAKVSNYAYKILKRYLPGPYTFVIDATSVVPDLLVTKQKTVGIRIPDNRICIALVKELGHPIVTTSANLSGEEPIGDPLEVERTLGKQLDLVVDGGNLTADVSSVVSLIGDYPQVLRRGIGDVSWCGE, encoded by the coding sequence ATGCTTCTCTCCATTAATCCCGACAATCCGCAGGCACGACTTATCTCCCACGTGGCTGAGGTTCTTGGTCGTGGCGGGGTCATCGCGTACCCGACCGACACGACCTATGGGATCGGTTGCAGCATCTTCAGTAAGAAGGGGATCGAACGAATTTATCTTCTCAAGCAAAGGGAGAAGAAGAAGCCCTTTTCCTTTATCTGTTCGGAACTCTCAGAGGTTGCTCGTTACGCCAAGGTCAGTAATTACGCCTACAAAATCCTGAAGCGGTATTTGCCGGGACCCTACACTTTTGTAATCGATGCAACAAGCGTAGTCCCTGATCTGCTGGTGACCAAGCAGAAGACGGTCGGTATTCGAATCCCTGACAACCGGATATGTATTGCGCTCGTCAAGGAGTTGGGGCACCCGATCGTCACCACCAGCGCAAATCTCTCGGGAGAAGAACCCATCGGCGATCCGCTGGAAGTCGAGCGAACACTGGGAAAGCAGCTCGATCTCGTCGTGGACGGCGGGAATCTCACCGCCGACGTCAGTTCGGTTGTGAGTCTGATCGGTGATTATCCCCAGGTGTTGCGCCGCGGGATCGGCGATGTGAGCTGGTGCGGCGAATAG
- a CDS encoding DUF177 domain-containing protein, whose amino-acid sequence MELTVAREYDHIRVKGNLSARIRLNCSRCLGDFETDLASVFTIFFRKEDRVALDEEEVELAEEDLISVTYQGDEIDFAPEIAEQVIMELPLKPLCHESCRGLCPVCGVDLNEQECTCAGSSFSLKFSALKDFKFDK is encoded by the coding sequence GTGGAGTTGACGGTCGCCAGGGAGTATGACCACATCAGGGTCAAAGGGAACCTGAGCGCCCGAATTCGACTGAATTGCTCCCGTTGTCTCGGTGATTTCGAAACCGACCTCGCTTCCGTTTTCACGATCTTTTTTCGCAAGGAAGACCGCGTCGCGCTTGACGAGGAAGAGGTCGAGCTGGCTGAAGAAGATCTGATTTCGGTTACCTATCAGGGGGATGAGATTGATTTCGCTCCGGAGATTGCCGAGCAGGTGATCATGGAGCTGCCACTCAAACCCCTATGTCACGAGTCCTGCCGGGGGCTTTGCCCCGTGTGCGGAGTTGATCTGAATGAGCAAGAGTGCACGTGTGCCGGTTCATCATTCAGTTTGAAATTCAGTGCACTCAAGGATTTTAAGTTCGACAAGTAG
- the rpmF gene encoding 50S ribosomal protein L32: MAVPKKKTSKSRKNMRRAHDFLTAPAASVCPQCKSPKLPHRACASCGTYKGREVVKTEEI; the protein is encoded by the coding sequence ATGGCTGTACCCAAGAAAAAGACATCCAAGTCCCGTAAAAACATGAGAAGGGCCCACGATTTCCTTACCGCTCCGGCAGCTTCCGTTTGTCCCCAGTGCAAGAGCCCCAAGCTTCCCCACCGCGCCTGCGCTTCCTGCGGCACCTATAAGGGGAGAGAAGTGGTCAAGACCGAAGAGATCTAA
- the plsX gene encoding phosphate acyltransferase PlsX, translated as MRVAVDAMGGDNAPAVEVEGAVVAAREFGIPITLVGDTEKLRLELAKHNVQGLDIAIHHASEVVGMHDAASDAVRRKKDSSIRVAFDLVKSGEAEAVVSAGNSGATMAAGMFVLKRLKGIDRPAIAQIFPTLRGKTLVLDVGGNVDCKPIHLVQFAIMGEVYARHVIGVEQPRIGLLSNGEEDSKGNELTRETNAILKNISFDYEGYVEGRDIFNGMVDVVVCDGFVGNVVLKLSEGLAETVGKMLREEIASSLLSKLGYLFVRKAFKNFKKKVDYAEYGGAPLIGINGVAMICHGGSNVKAIKNAIHFAHEYVRKGVNQRLAEKMETEFTAYMQQFDAVKEAVAG; from the coding sequence ATGAGAGTTGCTGTTGATGCGATGGGTGGCGACAATGCCCCTGCCGTCGAGGTTGAAGGCGCTGTCGTAGCTGCACGTGAATTCGGCATACCCATCACCCTGGTCGGTGATACGGAAAAGCTTCGTCTTGAGCTTGCCAAGCACAATGTTCAGGGTCTTGATATAGCCATTCACCACGCAAGCGAGGTCGTCGGCATGCACGATGCTGCATCCGACGCTGTACGGCGCAAGAAGGATTCCTCTATCCGCGTCGCCTTTGATCTTGTGAAGAGCGGCGAGGCGGAGGCCGTGGTGAGTGCCGGCAATTCTGGCGCCACCATGGCAGCAGGGATGTTTGTCCTAAAGCGGCTCAAGGGGATTGACCGTCCTGCCATTGCCCAGATATTTCCCACCCTGCGCGGTAAGACCCTCGTTCTTGACGTCGGGGGTAACGTTGACTGCAAGCCGATTCATCTCGTGCAGTTCGCCATCATGGGCGAAGTGTACGCCCGCCACGTAATAGGCGTGGAGCAGCCCCGCATCGGACTCCTTTCCAATGGTGAAGAGGACAGCAAGGGGAATGAGCTCACTCGCGAAACCAATGCTATCCTGAAAAACATCTCTTTTGATTATGAAGGCTACGTAGAAGGTCGCGACATCTTCAACGGCATGGTCGATGTGGTCGTCTGCGACGGTTTCGTTGGTAACGTCGTGCTTAAACTTTCAGAAGGGCTTGCTGAAACGGTCGGGAAAATGCTGCGTGAGGAAATTGCGAGCAGTTTGCTGTCCAAACTCGGCTATCTGTTTGTCCGTAAGGCATTCAAGAACTTCAAGAAGAAGGTCGATTACGCCGAATATGGCGGTGCACCTCTTATCGGCATTAACGGCGTCGCCATGATCTGCCACGGCGGGTCGAACGTCAAAGCTATCAAGAACGCGATCCATTTCGCCCACGAATACGTGCGCAAGGGGGTCAACCAACGGCTTGCCGAGAAGATGGAAACCGAGTTCACGGCTTACATGCAGCAGTTTGATGCTGTGAAGGAAGCTGTCGCAGGTTAG
- a CDS encoding beta-ketoacyl-ACP synthase III → MMRARIVGTGSAVPSKVLTNFDLEKMVDTSDEWVTTRTGIKERRIAVDGEYTSTFATLAAERALEMAGVKASDLDLLIVATITPDFPFPATACVVQSNLKATKAAAYDISAACSGFIYALAQASNAIRSGSARKALVIGAEVLSRIIDWTDRNTCLLFGDGAGAVVLEACDDGHGVLSTHLHSDGSYWELLYQPGCGNRNPAVQKTLDDRRIYLMMQGNEVFKLAVRAMEDAALEALDANGLTPADISLFIPHQANRRIIDAIGKRLGLPGEKVYVNLDRFGNTSAASIPLALDEANRSGRIKPNDVVVFDAFGGGLTWGSALVRW, encoded by the coding sequence ATGATGAGAGCAAGGATCGTCGGGACCGGTTCGGCCGTCCCTTCCAAGGTGCTTACCAATTTCGATCTGGAGAAGATGGTCGATACCTCCGACGAGTGGGTAACCACGCGCACCGGAATCAAAGAGCGCCGCATTGCCGTTGATGGGGAATATACTTCTACCTTTGCGACACTGGCAGCGGAACGGGCCCTCGAAATGGCCGGCGTCAAGGCTTCGGATCTCGATCTGTTGATTGTCGCAACTATTACGCCTGATTTTCCGTTTCCCGCCACCGCATGTGTGGTCCAGAGCAATCTCAAGGCAACGAAGGCGGCTGCCTATGATATCTCGGCAGCTTGCTCAGGCTTTATCTACGCCCTTGCTCAAGCATCTAATGCAATCAGATCGGGATCCGCCCGGAAGGCTCTGGTCATTGGTGCGGAAGTTCTGTCGCGGATTATCGACTGGACAGACCGCAACACCTGCCTTCTTTTCGGCGACGGCGCCGGCGCGGTGGTTCTGGAGGCATGCGATGACGGCCATGGGGTCCTGTCCACCCACCTTCACAGTGACGGCTCGTACTGGGAACTGCTCTATCAACCCGGTTGCGGCAACAGAAATCCCGCCGTCCAGAAGACTCTTGACGACCGTCGTATCTATCTCATGATGCAGGGGAATGAGGTTTTCAAACTCGCCGTGAGGGCCATGGAGGATGCCGCCCTTGAAGCCCTTGATGCAAACGGGCTCACGCCTGCAGACATTTCGTTGTTCATCCCCCATCAGGCCAATCGCCGCATCATTGATGCCATCGGCAAACGCCTCGGCTTGCCGGGCGAAAAGGTCTACGTCAATCTCGACCGGTTCGGCAATACCTCGGCGGCATCCATTCCGCTGGCACTGGACGAAGCTAACCGCTCGGGCCGGATCAAGCCCAACGATGTAGTGGTATTCGATGCCTTCGGCGGCGGGCTTACCTGGGGATCGGCACTGGTGCGCTGGTAA
- the fabD gene encoding ACP S-malonyltransferase, giving the protein MSKRAFIFPGQGSQYAGMGKDLADTFPVARQVFEEADDALGSSLSRLCFEGPEEQLKLTANTQPAILTTSVAAFRVLQAETGLTADFLAGHSLGEYSALVAAGALGFADAVRTVRARGTFMQEAVPVGEGAMAAMLGIEPAVLAEICAEAAQGEVVSPANFNSPGQIVIAGNTGAVNRAIEIAKAKGFRKAMLLPVSAPFHSSLMVPAGERLAEVLAAVAVGDLVAPVVTNVEATPNSDKGRVKELLVRQVSAPVLWDASVREMVSLGVTRFVEIGPGKVLSGLVKRIEKEAGTANVEDTAGIRGLA; this is encoded by the coding sequence ATGAGCAAGCGAGCTTTCATATTCCCCGGCCAAGGGTCCCAGTATGCCGGAATGGGCAAGGATCTGGCCGATACCTTTCCGGTTGCCCGTCAGGTCTTCGAGGAAGCTGATGATGCCCTCGGCAGCTCCCTTTCCCGACTCTGCTTTGAAGGTCCCGAAGAGCAGTTGAAGCTCACCGCCAATACTCAGCCCGCCATCCTGACCACAAGTGTTGCCGCATTCAGGGTGCTTCAGGCTGAAACGGGACTCACCGCAGACTTCCTGGCAGGACACTCTCTCGGCGAGTACTCGGCGCTTGTGGCTGCCGGAGCACTTGGCTTTGCGGATGCTGTCCGGACGGTTCGAGCCCGCGGCACCTTCATGCAGGAGGCTGTGCCGGTTGGAGAGGGGGCAATGGCCGCGATGCTCGGAATCGAACCGGCTGTCCTTGCCGAAATATGCGCCGAAGCGGCCCAGGGTGAGGTCGTTTCTCCCGCAAACTTCAATTCGCCCGGCCAGATCGTCATTGCCGGAAACACCGGTGCGGTCAACCGTGCCATCGAGATTGCCAAGGCAAAGGGGTTCCGCAAGGCGATGCTCCTGCCGGTGAGCGCTCCCTTCCATTCGAGCCTCATGGTGCCTGCCGGTGAACGGCTTGCCGAGGTTCTGGCAGCGGTTGCGGTCGGCGATCTGGTCGCTCCCGTGGTGACCAACGTGGAGGCAACGCCCAACTCCGACAAGGGAAGGGTAAAAGAACTCCTGGTCAGACAGGTAAGCGCTCCGGTGCTCTGGGATGCCTCGGTGAGGGAAATGGTTTCGCTCGGCGTCACCCGGTTTGTGGAGATCGGGCCGGGCAAAGTTCTGTCGGGGCTGGTCAAGCGGATCGAGAAGGAAGCGGGTACCGCCAACGTCGAGGATACGGCCGGTATCAGGGGCCTCGCCTAA
- the fabG gene encoding 3-oxoacyl-[acyl-carrier-protein] reductase, whose protein sequence is MSLAGKIAVVTGASRGIGREIALRLAREGADVAVTATTLDSARKTADEIEQIGRRALALAVDVADAAAVEALFASVVEAFGKVDILVNNAGITRDGLLLRMKDADWDAVLDVNLKGAFNCTREAAKLMTKARSGRIVNIGSVVGEMGNAGQVNYCASKAGMIGMTKAVARELAKRGITVNAVTPGFIETDMTAVLSEKVRESLMQQIPLERFGSPEDIANAVHFLVSDMGSYITGHVLSVNGGMYM, encoded by the coding sequence ATGAGTCTTGCTGGAAAAATCGCAGTGGTTACAGGAGCTTCTCGTGGCATCGGCAGGGAGATCGCCCTCCGGCTCGCCCGTGAGGGCGCTGATGTTGCAGTGACCGCTACAACCCTCGACAGTGCCCGGAAAACCGCGGACGAGATAGAGCAGATCGGCCGGAGAGCCCTCGCGCTGGCTGTGGACGTGGCGGATGCGGCGGCTGTGGAAGCGCTGTTCGCCTCGGTGGTAGAAGCTTTTGGCAAGGTTGATATTCTTGTCAACAATGCCGGCATTACCCGGGACGGCCTGTTGCTGCGGATGAAAGATGCCGATTGGGACGCCGTACTCGATGTGAACCTCAAGGGCGCCTTCAATTGCACGCGTGAAGCTGCAAAACTCATGACCAAGGCCCGGAGCGGCCGCATCGTCAACATTGGCTCTGTGGTGGGCGAGATGGGAAATGCGGGACAGGTCAACTATTGCGCCAGCAAGGCGGGGATGATAGGTATGACCAAGGCTGTCGCCCGGGAACTGGCCAAGCGCGGGATTACCGTCAATGCCGTCACCCCTGGTTTTATCGAAACAGATATGACGGCGGTTCTTTCCGAAAAGGTGCGTGAGTCGCTCATGCAGCAGATTCCGCTGGAGCGGTTCGGTTCCCCCGAGGATATTGCCAACGCGGTCCACTTCCTCGTGTCCGACATGGGGAGTTATATTACCGGCCACGTCCTGTCCGTTAACGGCGGGATGTACATGTAG
- the acpP gene encoding acyl carrier protein: MSSIEKRVKEIVAEQLGVDEAQVTNDASFMDDLGADSLDTVELVMALEEEFDIEISDEDAEKIQNVQDAIDYITEHT; the protein is encoded by the coding sequence ATGTCGTCAATAGAAAAAAGAGTCAAAGAGATCGTAGCCGAACAACTCGGCGTCGATGAGGCGCAGGTTACGAACGATGCCTCCTTTATGGATGATCTGGGGGCCGACTCTCTTGACACTGTCGAGCTGGTGATGGCTCTCGAGGAAGAGTTTGATATCGAGATTTCCGACGAGGACGCCGAGAAAATCCAAAACGTTCAGGATGCCATCGATTACATCACCGAGCACACCTAG
- the fabF gene encoding beta-ketoacyl-ACP synthase II, which translates to MRRVVVTGVGAVSPLGVGNAANWDALVSGTSGIGHITRFDASDLPVRIAGEVKGFDPEQYIDKKEVKKMDLFIQYAMAAAHYAMEDSGLQITEENAERTGVLVGAGLGGLPTIEKYHAAMLEGGHKKISPFFIPMLIINLAPGHISIKYGAKGPNLSSVSACATGTHSIGDAYHMIKRGDADAMIAGGTESTVTPLGIGGFAVMKALSTRNDDPTAASRPFEKNRDGFVLAEGAGIVVLEEYEAAKKRGAKIYAEIVGYGLTGDAYHLTAPAPEGEGAARCMKMALNNAGVRPEEVDYINAHGTSTPFNDYYETLAVKSVFGDYAKKVMVSSTKSMTGHLLGAAGGVEAVFTLMAMDKGVIPPTINYQEQDPECDLDYVPNAAREKSITYALSNNFGFGGTNATLLFKKV; encoded by the coding sequence ATGAGAAGAGTAGTGGTGACGGGAGTCGGCGCCGTATCTCCGCTCGGAGTCGGCAACGCCGCCAACTGGGACGCGCTCGTTTCAGGCACGTCGGGCATTGGGCACATAACCCGCTTTGACGCCTCCGACCTGCCGGTGAGGATCGCCGGTGAGGTTAAGGGCTTTGATCCCGAGCAGTACATCGACAAGAAAGAGGTCAAGAAGATGGACCTCTTCATCCAGTACGCCATGGCAGCTGCCCATTACGCCATGGAAGATTCCGGCCTCCAGATCACCGAGGAGAACGCGGAGCGTACGGGTGTCCTGGTCGGCGCGGGACTGGGCGGTTTGCCGACCATCGAAAAGTATCATGCCGCCATGCTCGAAGGCGGGCACAAGAAAATTTCCCCCTTCTTCATTCCGATGCTGATCATCAATCTGGCACCCGGCCACATTTCAATCAAGTATGGGGCCAAGGGACCCAATCTGTCGTCGGTATCCGCCTGCGCCACCGGTACACATTCCATCGGTGATGCGTACCATATGATCAAGCGCGGCGATGCGGACGCCATGATTGCTGGTGGTACCGAGTCCACGGTGACTCCCCTCGGAATTGGCGGTTTTGCGGTCATGAAGGCTCTCTCCACGCGTAACGACGATCCGACCGCTGCGTCGCGTCCCTTTGAAAAGAATCGCGATGGTTTCGTTCTCGCTGAGGGTGCGGGTATCGTCGTTCTTGAGGAGTATGAGGCTGCCAAGAAACGCGGGGCCAAAATTTATGCCGAGATCGTCGGCTATGGTCTCACGGGCGACGCCTACCATCTCACCGCTCCGGCACCGGAGGGAGAAGGTGCAGCGCGGTGTATGAAAATGGCTCTCAACAACGCCGGGGTCCGTCCGGAGGAAGTGGACTACATCAACGCTCATGGCACGTCCACGCCCTTCAATGACTACTACGAGACCCTTGCCGTCAAGAGCGTGTTCGGTGACTACGCGAAAAAGGTTATGGTGTCCTCCACCAAGTCCATGACCGGGCACCTGCTCGGCGCAGCCGGCGGTGTTGAAGCTGTCTTTACCCTCATGGCCATGGACAAGGGTGTGATTCCGCCGACCATCAACTATCAGGAGCAGGACCCCGAGTGCGATCTTGATTATGTTCCCAATGCCGCCCGGGAGAAGTCGATCACGTACGCCCTCAGCAATAACTTCGGTTTTGGGGGCACGAACGCGACGCTGCTCTTTAAGAAAGTATAG